From one Nodosilinea sp. FACHB-141 genomic stretch:
- a CDS encoding glycoside hydrolase family 3 N-terminal domain-containing protein — MNWATVNDWPSDTSARLPAPESLSLVKQVAQMVVVRASGHLFDHEIRYPDWEADSATLTHYVEELGVGGVILLGGSAAEVGLKTQTLQTQARIPLLIAADVEEGVGQRFSGATWFPPPMALSAVADRNPTAALAYAEAFGAATAAEALAIGINWVLTPVVDINNNPANPVINVRAFGDGLERVSALTQAFIRGAQTQPVLTAAKHFPGHGDTATDSHLDLPVLPHSRDRLSNLELAPFRDAIAAGVDSIMTAHLQIPALDARLPATLSPATLTRLLRQELGFDGLIVTDALIMGAIANTYGPYEAAVLAVEAGADVLLMPGDPEGVIAAVVEAVNLGRIDPARITASVERLWRAKQKAAPALLPDGAGHAWEHLPPPPVNLAAVAQPATRQLAADILVASMTVRGQIAPCTAADPGHNIVIVDDAIGCRFLERTAAALTWPQRHHYHLKLVDTQGCQHWPQSEEKSLAELELRPSLVQIFVRGNPFRGSAQLLQLATTWLETLRSAQLLRGVVIYGSPYALEQLRPYLDQVPHGFTYGQMPLAQSLILPALLPEPSATSASREFTD, encoded by the coding sequence GTGAACTGGGCAACAGTCAACGACTGGCCCTCTGACACCTCGGCCCGGTTGCCCGCCCCTGAAAGTTTATCTCTAGTCAAACAAGTGGCTCAAATGGTGGTGGTGCGCGCCTCGGGTCACCTGTTTGACCACGAAATTCGCTACCCCGATTGGGAAGCCGACAGCGCCACCCTCACCCACTACGTCGAAGAACTGGGTGTGGGCGGAGTAATTTTGCTCGGGGGCAGCGCCGCCGAAGTGGGGCTTAAAACCCAGACGCTCCAGACCCAAGCTAGGATTCCGCTGCTGATTGCCGCCGATGTGGAAGAGGGGGTCGGTCAGCGATTTAGCGGTGCCACCTGGTTTCCGCCGCCGATGGCACTGTCGGCGGTGGCCGATCGCAACCCCACCGCTGCCCTAGCCTACGCCGAGGCATTTGGGGCCGCCACTGCCGCCGAGGCTCTAGCGATTGGCATCAACTGGGTGCTGACCCCGGTAGTGGATATCAACAACAATCCCGCCAACCCCGTAATTAACGTGCGGGCCTTTGGCGATGGGCTAGAGCGAGTCAGCGCTCTGACCCAGGCCTTTATTCGCGGAGCGCAGACCCAGCCGGTGCTTACCGCCGCCAAGCATTTCCCCGGTCACGGCGACACCGCCACCGACTCCCACCTCGATCTGCCGGTGCTGCCCCATAGCCGCGATCGCCTCAGCAATTTGGAGCTGGCACCCTTTCGAGATGCGATCGCCGCTGGGGTAGACAGCATCATGACGGCTCATCTCCAAATTCCGGCGCTGGATGCCCGCCTGCCCGCCACCCTTTCGCCCGCTACCCTCACCAGGCTGCTGCGCCAGGAGCTGGGCTTCGACGGGCTAATTGTGACCGATGCTCTGATTATGGGGGCGATCGCCAACACCTATGGCCCCTACGAAGCGGCGGTGCTGGCGGTAGAAGCCGGCGCCGACGTACTGCTCATGCCCGGCGATCCTGAAGGAGTAATTGCTGCGGTAGTAGAAGCCGTGAATCTGGGGCGCATCGACCCAGCGCGCATCACGGCCAGCGTGGAACGCCTCTGGCGAGCTAAGCAAAAGGCGGCCCCTGCCCTGCTGCCCGACGGGGCTGGCCACGCCTGGGAGCACCTGCCGCCGCCACCGGTGAATTTGGCAGCCGTGGCCCAACCCGCGACCCGTCAGCTCGCCGCCGACATACTTGTCGCATCAATGACGGTACGAGGTCAGATCGCCCCTTGCACTGCCGCCGACCCCGGTCACAATATTGTGATTGTCGATGATGCGATCGGCTGCCGATTTTTAGAGCGCACGGCGGCGGCCCTCACCTGGCCCCAGCGCCACCACTACCATCTCAAGCTAGTCGATACCCAGGGTTGCCAACATTGGCCGCAAAGCGAGGAAAAATCCTTAGCTGAGTTGGAGCTGCGACCCAGCCTGGTGCAGATTTTTGTGCGGGGCAACCCCTTTCGTGGCTCCGCACAACTCCTACAGCTGGCGACCACCTGGCTAGAGACTCTGCGATCGGCCCAACTACTGCGTGGGGTCGTGATCTATGGCAGCCCCTACGCTCTAGAGCAGCTGCGCCCCTACCTCGACCAGGTGCCCCATGGGTTTACCTATGGGCAAATGCCCCTGGCGCAGAGCCTGATTTTGCCTGCTTTACTACCAGAACCGTCAGCGACTTCTGCCAGCCGAGAGTTCACCGATTAA
- the rbfA gene encoding 30S ribosome-binding factor RbfA: MPNNRRVERVASLIKREISQMMMLDIKDDRVGAGMVSVTDVDVSGDLQHAKVFVSIYGTPEAKAETMEGLHAATGFVRSELGQRLRLRRTPEIIFKEDVGMERGTNVLNLINQLSQERAAKGLTDEFFEDDAGSSEAATRDESTLGDEEE; this comes from the coding sequence ATGCCAAATAATCGTCGCGTTGAGCGGGTAGCTTCTCTAATCAAACGAGAAATTAGCCAGATGATGATGCTCGACATCAAAGATGACCGTGTGGGGGCTGGCATGGTCAGCGTTACCGATGTCGATGTGTCGGGCGACCTGCAACACGCCAAGGTGTTCGTCAGCATCTATGGCACCCCCGAGGCCAAAGCCGAAACTATGGAGGGCCTCCACGCCGCCACCGGTTTTGTGCGCAGCGAATTGGGCCAGCGGCTACGACTGCGACGCACCCCCGAAATTATCTTCAAAGAAGACGTGGGCATGGAGCGCGGCACCAATGTGCTGAACTTAATCAACCAGCTCAGCCAAGAACGGGCCGCAAAGGGGCTGACCGACGAGTTTTTTGAGGATGACGCGGGCAGCTCCGAGGCCGCTACCCGCGATGAATCCACCTTGGGGGATGAGGAAGAGTGA
- a CDS encoding DUF751 family protein, protein MKDFFDNISRYPRYFISFTLGVFFNAAQPLVPLLKQPPTAIALIGAVVAGFLFLTFTLRAMLGLG, encoded by the coding sequence ATGAAAGATTTTTTTGACAACATCTCTCGCTATCCGCGCTACTTTATTTCCTTTACCCTAGGCGTATTTTTTAATGCCGCCCAGCCCCTAGTGCCGCTGCTAAAGCAACCCCCTACGGCGATCGCGCTGATTGGTGCCGTAGTGGCTGGCTTCTTGTTTCTCACCTTTACCCTTCGGGCAATGCTGGGCCTAGGTTAA
- a CDS encoding DNA adenine methylase: MTVALSAPPTLHPRPFLKWAGGKGRLLSQYEPFLPTAIDTYYEPFLGGGAMFFHLVGRARRAVLWDINPELVNVYCCVRDRVETLIRHLWDHQRRHNPDYYYQVRQRQNLRSPVERAARLIYLNKTCYNGLYRENSQGHFNVPVGNYKNPTICDPSLLRAASAALQTAEIKTFSFEKLMERSLSPGDFVYFDPPYHPLNSTSSFTGYSRYGFTGADQERLATVFRTLASQGQRVMLSNSDCEFIRELYQGLTMHPILAARAINSRAGRRGKIGELLITPF, from the coding sequence GTGACAGTTGCCCTCTCTGCACCTCCGACCTTACACCCGCGTCCTTTTCTCAAATGGGCTGGCGGCAAAGGTCGTTTGCTCAGTCAGTACGAGCCGTTTTTGCCCACGGCCATTGACACCTATTACGAGCCGTTTTTGGGTGGTGGGGCAATGTTTTTTCACCTAGTGGGGCGGGCGAGGCGGGCGGTGCTGTGGGATATCAACCCCGAGCTGGTCAACGTTTACTGCTGCGTGCGCGACCGGGTCGAAACGCTGATTCGGCATCTGTGGGATCACCAACGCCGCCACAACCCGGACTACTACTACCAGGTGCGCCAGCGGCAAAATTTGCGATCGCCCGTAGAGCGCGCCGCCCGCCTGATCTACCTCAACAAAACCTGCTACAACGGCCTCTACCGCGAAAATTCCCAGGGGCATTTCAACGTGCCGGTGGGAAACTACAAAAACCCCACCATCTGCGATCCATCGCTACTGCGGGCGGCCTCGGCAGCGCTGCAAACCGCCGAGATTAAGACGTTTTCGTTCGAAAAGCTGATGGAGCGATCGCTCTCTCCTGGCGACTTTGTCTACTTTGACCCGCCCTACCATCCTCTTAATTCCACCAGCAGCTTCACGGGCTACAGTCGCTACGGCTTTACCGGAGCCGACCAAGAGCGCTTGGCGACGGTGTTTCGCACCTTAGCGAGTCAGGGGCAACGGGTGATGCTGTCGAACTCCGACTGCGAGTTTATCCGCGAGCTTTACCAGGGGTTGACGATGCACCCGATTCTGGCGGCGCGGGCGATTAACTCCCGGGCCGGGCGTCGAGGCAAAATTGGCGAGCTTTTGATTACGCCCTTTTGA
- a CDS encoding EcsC family protein, translating to MTTPSPSGNSNDQARDTFQAVTQVMQAVVTVLDDITANTGNALLSRLQPFLEPVTTTVGSVVGPIVGLPFIQYATAIPGMRVLLAALGQVNVVEVRSQVDELRQQYSQESKRTLAQRVMAETALKAASVGLATNFVPPVAFALTLVDIGAVAALQANMIYRIATIYGYSPTDNDRRGEVLAIWLLSSTTGGMVKSGLSVVELIPGLGAVLGIATDASLIYSVGYFACRYYETKRSAPTEILV from the coding sequence GTGACGACTCCATCCCCCAGCGGCAATTCGAATGACCAGGCCCGCGACACCTTTCAGGCCGTAACCCAGGTGATGCAGGCCGTCGTTACTGTGCTGGATGACATAACTGCCAATACGGGCAATGCTCTGTTGTCGAGGCTTCAGCCTTTTTTAGAGCCGGTGACGACCACCGTAGGCAGCGTGGTCGGCCCGATTGTCGGTTTGCCCTTCATTCAGTACGCCACGGCGATACCCGGCATGAGAGTGCTGCTAGCGGCACTGGGTCAGGTGAATGTGGTAGAGGTGCGATCGCAGGTGGACGAACTCCGTCAGCAGTACTCTCAAGAGAGCAAACGCACCCTGGCCCAGCGGGTGATGGCCGAAACTGCCCTCAAAGCCGCTAGCGTCGGCTTGGCTACCAACTTTGTGCCCCCTGTGGCTTTTGCCCTCACCCTGGTTGATATTGGTGCGGTCGCAGCCCTGCAAGCCAACATGATCTACCGCATCGCCACCATATACGGCTATTCGCCCACCGACAACGATCGCCGTGGCGAAGTGCTAGCGATCTGGCTGCTGTCATCGACCACCGGTGGCATGGTCAAATCGGGGCTGAGCGTTGTGGAACTGATTCCGGGTCTGGGTGCTGTGCTGGGTATTGCCACCGACGCATCGCTGATTTACAGTGTTGGCTACTTTGCCTGCCGCTATTACGAAACCAAGCGATCGGCTCCCACAGAGATCTTGGTGTAA
- a CDS encoding CRR6 family NdhI maturation factor codes for MAQTITLHKSHLQTLDLTPAQEVIEPLLAAGKVLDSELGLRFVVDISRDPSDPRELSELPEVRLWFIRLDTHYPWLPLVLDWEAGELGRYAAMLVAHQFSPTEGIRYNPEGLEIFMMAKIFVIAAWLKGQGITQYTRLKFMTQMLGYEIDDGLFELLA; via the coding sequence ATGGCTCAAACCATCACCCTGCACAAATCTCACCTGCAAACCCTCGACCTAACCCCGGCCCAAGAGGTGATCGAGCCGCTGCTGGCAGCGGGCAAGGTGCTCGACAGCGAGCTTGGACTGCGGTTCGTCGTCGATATCAGCCGTGACCCCAGCGACCCCCGCGAGCTGTCAGAGCTGCCGGAAGTTAGGCTGTGGTTTATTCGTCTGGATACCCATTACCCTTGGTTGCCCCTGGTTTTGGATTGGGAGGCAGGCGAGCTAGGGCGTTATGCTGCGATGCTGGTGGCCCATCAGTTCAGCCCTACCGAGGGCATTCGCTACAACCCGGAGGGGCTAGAAATTTTTATGATGGCCAAAATTTTTGTCATCGCTGCCTGGCTCAAAGGACAGGGCATTACCCAGTACACTCGGCTGAAATTTATGACCCAAATGCTGGGCTATGAAATTGATGATGGGTTGTTTGAGCTGTTGGCTTAA
- a CDS encoding RNA polymerase sigma factor, with translation MPSHPPSETQQFNHDVQLLLKPNNPHARSLLAFIKRTIQQFGLQAHITEIDIFVEAYLRGVRYTQQNQEHIRQPKAWMRRTAYNIIRECKRDRQRYLAVAFDELMEQEAAGGGPTAVNDEMITHAIASVLQALAALSPGDRNLIQWKVVEGLTWPQVQTKLVEAGEEWISLATLRKRGQRALERLRTAYHICDGDSGNDDSPNPPNLMP, from the coding sequence ATGCCGTCTCACCCTCCGTCAGAAACGCAGCAGTTCAACCATGATGTACAGCTTCTGCTCAAACCCAACAACCCCCATGCTCGATCGCTACTAGCCTTTATCAAGCGCACCATTCAGCAGTTTGGGCTGCAAGCTCACATCACCGAAATCGACATTTTCGTCGAAGCTTATCTGCGCGGCGTTCGATACACTCAGCAAAACCAGGAGCACATTCGCCAGCCCAAGGCGTGGATGCGGCGCACGGCCTACAACATCATTCGCGAGTGCAAGCGCGATCGCCAGCGTTACCTAGCGGTGGCGTTCGATGAACTGATGGAGCAAGAGGCTGCTGGCGGCGGTCCGACGGCGGTTAATGACGAGATGATTACCCACGCTATTGCCTCGGTGCTGCAAGCCCTTGCTGCTCTGTCGCCAGGCGATCGCAACCTGATTCAGTGGAAGGTGGTGGAAGGCTTAACCTGGCCTCAGGTGCAGACCAAGCTGGTGGAAGCAGGCGAGGAGTGGATATCCCTAGCGACCCTGCGCAAGCGCGGGCAGCGTGCCCTAGAACGGTTGCGCACCGCGTACCACATTTGCGATGGTGACTCTGGTAACGACGACTCACCCAATCCTCCCAATTTGATGCCGTAA
- a CDS encoding MBL fold metallo-hydrolase: MANIASPSDALFTAQPGNLTQPGTAAPAQAFRLTFWGVRGNIPAPGADTVRYGGNTSCVEVQVGGQQLIFDGGTGLRMLGRHLMAQEQPVAAHLFFTHTHWDRIQGFPFFAPAFAPATQLDIYGAQAFNGASIKQSLMDQMLRPNFFKPLQTMAAAMTFHNIAAGDAIALGDVLVEPWSLNRHTSALGYRVSWGDRVLAYATDTDPTQTSVDPNLLMLASGADVLIFDGTYADAAYSDPNGAGLVPWHLGIEVAQASQVKHLVLFHHNPCHTDDQLDQLERQVQASFAQASLAREGMTLDLISESVE, translated from the coding sequence ATGGCCAATATCGCTAGCCCTTCCGACGCCCTATTCACTGCTCAGCCTGGGAACCTGACCCAGCCTGGAACCGCTGCCCCAGCGCAAGCATTTAGGCTGACCTTTTGGGGAGTGCGCGGCAATATTCCTGCACCGGGGGCCGACACGGTGCGCTACGGCGGCAACACATCCTGTGTTGAAGTGCAGGTGGGTGGCCAACAGCTGATTTTTGACGGTGGCACCGGCCTGCGGATGCTGGGCCGCCACCTCATGGCCCAGGAGCAGCCTGTGGCCGCCCACCTCTTCTTCACCCACACCCACTGGGATCGCATTCAGGGGTTTCCTTTCTTTGCCCCAGCTTTTGCCCCGGCGACTCAGCTTGATATCTACGGTGCCCAGGCCTTCAATGGGGCTTCCATTAAGCAGAGCCTCATGGATCAAATGTTGCGGCCCAACTTTTTTAAGCCGTTGCAAACTATGGCCGCCGCCATGACCTTTCACAACATTGCAGCGGGAGATGCGATCGCCCTGGGCGATGTCTTGGTAGAACCCTGGAGCCTGAACCGTCACACCAGCGCCTTGGGCTACCGGGTTAGCTGGGGCGATCGCGTGCTGGCCTATGCCACCGACACCGACCCTACCCAAACCAGCGTTGACCCCAACCTGCTGATGTTAGCCAGCGGAGCCGACGTCCTAATCTTTGATGGCACCTACGCCGACGCGGCCTACTCAGACCCCAACGGAGCTGGCTTGGTGCCCTGGCACCTGGGCATCGAGGTGGCCCAGGCGAGCCAGGTCAAGCACCTGGTGCTGTTTCACCACAACCCCTGTCACACCGACGATCAGCTCGATCAGCTGGAGCGTCAGGTACAGGCCAGTTTTGCCCAGGCTAGCCTGGCTCGCGAGGGCATGACCCTAGACTTAATTTCTGAATCGGTTGAGTAG
- a CDS encoding SH3 domain-containing protein, producing the protein MNWVFQRVCLSLTSLALLSATPTLAAAPALPGATNSPIPEIWLAQADTIETVLLFETESRVVRVYRSGTGLFMNLYNKATDAVELRAAPTQLVTSTRDQTVYRAGGEAQRFARINVVGETELEILAANGSVVLQEPGFNPVVRVPLGATNFRGNNFAPGTPALVLSAEAARLRSAPRLGSTILSTAPRRAVVDVLDRGGNPEDGFIWYQVNYEGTTGWVRGDLLQPS; encoded by the coding sequence ATGAATTGGGTTTTTCAACGCGTTTGCCTATCGCTGACCTCGCTGGCGCTGCTGAGCGCTACCCCTACCTTGGCCGCTGCCCCAGCCCTGCCCGGAGCCACCAACTCACCCATCCCAGAAATCTGGCTGGCCCAGGCGGACACCATCGAAACGGTGCTGCTGTTCGAGACTGAATCTAGAGTGGTGCGCGTCTATCGCAGCGGCACGGGCCTATTCATGAATCTCTATAACAAGGCCACTGATGCGGTAGAACTGCGGGCTGCCCCCACTCAGCTCGTGACCAGCACCCGCGACCAGACGGTCTACAGAGCCGGAGGCGAGGCCCAGCGGTTTGCCCGCATCAATGTGGTAGGCGAAACCGAGCTAGAAATTCTTGCGGCCAACGGTAGTGTTGTGCTCCAAGAGCCCGGCTTTAACCCGGTGGTTAGGGTACCTCTAGGTGCCACCAACTTTCGCGGTAATAACTTTGCTCCCGGTACTCCGGCGCTTGTCCTGTCGGCTGAAGCCGCTCGGCTGCGATCGGCCCCACGTCTGGGCAGCACCATCCTGAGCACAGCGCCCCGCCGCGCCGTAGTGGATGTGCTCGATCGCGGGGGCAACCCAGAGGACGGCTTTATCTGGTATCAAGTCAACTACGAAGGCACCACCGGCTGGGTGCGAGGCGACCTGTTGCAGCCATCCTAG
- a CDS encoding ABC transporter ATP-binding protein produces the protein MTPPPILRLDAITKRYSPQSPPAVDQISLSLGQGEILGLLGPSGCGKTTLLRLIAGFEKPDGGTLYLGSQPVGGTTWLPPERRDVGIVFQDYALFPHLTVEQNVAFGLQRRDRKGRQATSDLRQRTAEAIALVGLETLTHRFPHELSGGQQQRVALARALAPRPAIILLDEPFSNLDVQVRLYLRQEVRDILRQVGASCVFVTHDQEEALALADRVAVMHRGQLEQIDTPETVYGQPASRFVAEFVTQANFLPAQPSPQGWQTEVGCFGVAGAETAQGDLMVRQEDLALVEDAGGAVVVRDRQFLGREYKYCLQTPSGQLLYARLPMTRAIEVGSRVQIMVPSQRLRLYASQANGSHSPLSAPSPR, from the coding sequence ATGACCCCACCGCCTATTCTTCGCCTTGATGCCATTACGAAGCGCTATAGCCCCCAGTCCCCTCCGGCAGTAGACCAGATCAGCCTCAGCCTGGGGCAGGGGGAGATATTAGGCTTATTAGGACCGTCGGGCTGCGGTAAAACTACCCTGCTGCGGCTGATTGCAGGATTTGAGAAGCCTGATGGGGGCACCCTCTACCTGGGCAGTCAGCCCGTGGGCGGGACGACCTGGCTACCGCCTGAGCGCCGCGATGTGGGCATAGTGTTTCAGGATTACGCCCTGTTTCCCCACCTAACAGTGGAGCAGAATGTCGCCTTTGGCCTCCAACGGCGCGATCGTAAAGGACGGCAAGCTACCTCCGATCTCCGGCAGCGCACCGCTGAGGCGATCGCCCTGGTCGGTTTAGAAACCCTAACCCATCGCTTTCCCCACGAGCTGTCGGGCGGACAGCAGCAGCGGGTGGCTCTGGCCCGTGCCCTAGCCCCGCGTCCGGCCATCATTTTGCTGGATGAGCCCTTTAGCAACCTGGACGTGCAGGTGCGTCTGTACCTGCGCCAGGAGGTGCGCGACATTTTGCGACAGGTGGGGGCTTCCTGCGTCTTCGTCACCCACGACCAGGAAGAGGCCCTGGCCCTAGCCGATCGCGTTGCCGTCATGCACCGGGGTCAGCTAGAGCAAATCGATACGCCAGAGACCGTCTACGGGCAGCCCGCCTCGCGTTTTGTTGCCGAATTTGTCACCCAGGCCAACTTTTTGCCCGCCCAACCCAGCCCCCAGGGTTGGCAAACCGAGGTGGGCTGCTTTGGGGTAGCCGGTGCTGAAACCGCCCAGGGTGACCTGATGGTGCGTCAAGAAGACCTGGCTTTGGTAGAAGATGCCGGAGGTGCGGTGGTGGTGCGCGATCGCCAGTTTTTAGGCCGAGAATATAAGTACTGTCTGCAAACCCCCTCAGGGCAGTTGCTCTACGCTCGACTGCCCATGACTAGAGCGATCGAGGTGGGCAGCCGGGTCCAAATCATGGTGCCATCTCAGCGGTTGCGCCTATACGCTTCTCAAGCTAATGGGTCGCACAGCCCGCTTTCGGCTCCATCCCCGCGGTAG
- a CDS encoding DUF4079 domain-containing protein produces MNLPSFLWLWRIAAWSMGLTLTAYFLLAVTGGVLFYTRSNDQERSSWLRPLHIVLGTGAVSLVLVLLAIGVVGTIGEYGRLGHSVHLLFGLIVVGLVLASAWSASRISVDRPWARSLHVTLNSALGVALAAAGLSGWQVVQKYLP; encoded by the coding sequence GTGAATTTACCTTCATTTCTGTGGCTGTGGCGGATCGCCGCTTGGTCTATGGGTCTTACGCTGACGGCCTATTTCTTGCTGGCTGTTACGGGTGGGGTATTGTTTTACACCCGCTCTAACGATCAAGAGCGATCGTCCTGGCTACGACCGCTGCACATTGTTCTGGGTACAGGGGCAGTCAGCCTAGTCTTGGTGCTGCTCGCCATTGGAGTGGTTGGCACCATAGGGGAGTATGGCCGGCTGGGCCATTCAGTACACTTGCTGTTTGGGTTGATAGTAGTAGGGCTAGTGCTGGCTTCGGCCTGGAGCGCTAGTCGTATTTCTGTGGATCGGCCCTGGGCGCGATCGCTCCATGTCACCCTCAACAGTGCCCTTGGGGTAGCGCTGGCGGCCGCTGGACTGTCTGGTTGGCAGGTGGTGCAAAAGTATCTACCTTAA
- a CDS encoding DUF1830 domain-containing protein, translating to MAQILDPLPSDGQSQVLCCYVNATSKIQIARITNVPDWYFERVVFPGQRLLFETVPKALLEIHTGMMASAILSDSIPCERLQIDAPEPAGFEVASGDELEASRLAAPLDEPATAVAISPSS from the coding sequence ATGGCACAAATACTTGATCCCCTCCCCTCCGATGGCCAGAGCCAGGTGCTCTGTTGCTATGTCAATGCCACCAGTAAGATTCAGATTGCTCGCATAACCAATGTGCCCGATTGGTACTTCGAGCGGGTCGTGTTTCCGGGGCAGCGACTGCTTTTTGAAACTGTTCCTAAGGCTCTCCTAGAGATTCATACGGGCATGATGGCCAGCGCCATTTTGTCAGACAGCATCCCTTGCGAACGGTTACAGATCGATGCCCCAGAACCCGCAGGTTTTGAGGTCGCCTCAGGTGATGAGCTTGAGGCGAGTCGATTGGCAGCACCCCTAGATGAACCTGCAACCGCAGTAGCCATTTCACCCTCCAGCTAG
- a CDS encoding photosystem II high light acclimation radical SAM protein, translating to MPSNIASQARVLYVRLPCNPIFPIGVVYLADHVHKLFPHVEQRIFDLGAVPPLDYGAALDRCIDDFRPTLLVFSWRDIQIFAPVGGRGGNPLQNAFEFFYARNLFLKARGALGGLRMATTYLAELWRNQGLIKRGFKRAQRYSQNVTTVVGGGAVSVFYEQLHNRLPKGTIISVGEGEMLLERILQGKDFSDQRCYIAGETTPRDRLIHEEPAPLEKTACNYDYIEGIWPEFDYYLQDQDFYIGVQTKRGCPHNCCYCVYTVVEGKQVRINPADEVVAEMQQLYKRGVRNFWFTDAQFIPARRFMKDAEELLEKILEAGMTDIHWAAYIRADNLTPKLCKLMADTGMNYFEIGITSGSQELVRKMRMGYNLRTVLQNCKDLKAAGFNDLVSVNYSFNVIDERPETIRQTLAYHRALEQVFGRDKVEPAIFFIGLQPHTHLEEYAFDKNILKRDYNPLDIHLPWVSKKLLWNPEPLGSFFGEVCLTAWQRNPDDFGREVMDILEERLGLAPLEEALSAPIEADRRPLAALSS from the coding sequence ATGCCCTCTAATATCGCCAGCCAGGCCCGTGTGCTCTACGTGCGGCTGCCCTGTAACCCCATCTTCCCCATCGGGGTGGTTTACCTGGCCGACCATGTGCACAAACTGTTTCCCCACGTGGAACAGCGCATCTTTGATCTCGGTGCCGTGCCGCCCCTCGACTACGGCGCTGCCCTCGATCGCTGCATTGATGACTTTAGGCCAACTCTGCTGGTGTTCTCCTGGCGGGATATTCAGATTTTTGCCCCAGTGGGCGGTCGCGGCGGCAATCCGCTGCAAAACGCCTTTGAGTTTTTCTACGCCCGCAACCTCTTCTTAAAGGCGCGGGGTGCCTTGGGCGGTCTGCGCATGGCCACCACCTACCTAGCCGAGCTGTGGCGCAACCAGGGATTGATCAAGCGCGGCTTTAAGCGGGCCCAGCGCTATTCTCAAAATGTCACGACCGTTGTGGGTGGCGGTGCCGTGAGCGTGTTCTATGAGCAGCTGCACAACCGGCTGCCTAAGGGCACGATCATCTCCGTGGGCGAGGGGGAAATGTTGCTGGAGCGGATCCTGCAGGGCAAAGACTTTTCTGATCAGCGTTGCTACATTGCTGGGGAGACGACACCGCGCGATCGCCTCATCCACGAAGAGCCCGCTCCGCTCGAAAAAACCGCCTGCAACTACGACTATATCGAGGGCATTTGGCCTGAGTTCGACTATTACCTGCAAGACCAGGATTTCTACATTGGTGTGCAGACTAAGCGGGGCTGTCCCCACAACTGTTGCTACTGCGTCTATACAGTGGTTGAGGGCAAGCAGGTGCGCATCAACCCCGCCGATGAGGTGGTGGCCGAAATGCAGCAGCTCTACAAGCGGGGGGTGCGCAATTTCTGGTTTACCGATGCCCAGTTCATCCCCGCTCGCCGGTTTATGAAGGATGCCGAAGAGCTGCTGGAGAAGATTCTCGAGGCGGGTATGACCGACATTCACTGGGCCGCCTATATTCGCGCCGACAACCTGACGCCCAAGCTCTGCAAGCTGATGGCCGACACCGGCATGAACTACTTTGAGATCGGCATCACCAGCGGATCCCAAGAGCTGGTGCGCAAAATGCGCATGGGCTACAACCTGCGCACGGTGCTGCAAAACTGCAAAGACCTTAAGGCAGCCGGGTTCAACGACCTGGTGTCGGTCAACTACTCCTTTAACGTGATCGACGAACGGCCCGAGACCATTCGTCAGACCCTGGCCTACCACCGCGCCCTAGAGCAGGTGTTCGGCCGCGACAAGGTAGAACCCGCGATCTTCTTTATTGGCCTCCAGCCTCACACCCATTTAGAAGAGTATGCCTTTGATAAAAACATTCTCAAGCGCGACTACAACCCCCTCGATATTCATCTGCCCTGGGTGTCGAAGAAACTGTTGTGGAATCCAGAACCATTGGGCTCGTTCTTTGGGGAGGTGTGTTTGACGGCATGGCAGCGCAACCCAGACGACTTTGGTCGCGAGGTCATGGACATTCTAGAAGAGCGCTTAGGGTTAGCTCCTTTAGAGGAAGCGTTGAGCGCGCCGATTGAGGCTGACCGCCGCCCCTTGGCTGCGTTATCATCCTGA